The Acropora muricata isolate sample 2 chromosome 4, ASM3666990v1, whole genome shotgun sequence genome contains the following window.
GTATTTTCAAATTAGATTTCTCGGACATTTTATGGAAAGTTCGTAGAATTTAAATTAGAAGGGAACCTTTTGGCTTGTAACGCAGATGTTTGAAGCTTGGGGAGAAATACCTGAGTCCTCCCCGGAGAAATAACATTCTTTTCCTCTCTTGCAGGATACAGTGCGAAGTTCCACAGGACACGTTTCATTTTAGCGACCAAATGGCCGAAGAATTTCATCACAGTGGAATTGACGAAGAGGAAGATTGCGTGGATGGTAAATATTTCGCAAATTGTCATTATcaaatttgtttacatttgaAAAGTCATAGCAACATTTTATGCTCCGTTAGTTAAAATTGGGTGAAATTTTCGCGCGTGTGGTTTTTCATGCGCCGTGAAAACTAAATTATTCTTTGTGGCCTTTGATAAAATTATAGTTATGATAAAATCTTAGTGCGTACCTTCAAATAACAAATTGGGAATAAGTGAAAATCGCCCCTTAAAGTTTCAGCTGCTGCGGAAGGCATTTCAGTTTTGAGTGGCCGCCACTaattctttgaaaaagaaagtcaTTACAAGAGTTGAGCTAACGTAGTCACGTAAGAGCCTTATTCAAACGGCACTCACATCTTAAGACCGCTACTTACCAGGAGCTAGTAAGATTTCAATTAATATGGTGGAGGGGGAGATCATTAGAATTGATGGTTATATTTAACGACCTGTTTGTGGAGGAAGGTTGGCGGACAAATTAAGTCTTGCGCCTCACTCCCACCAACTATGCTACCACGGTAGTGGACAAGAATGAGTAAAGGATAAATCTGGAGGAACAATGTAAACACGATTTGCACTcatctaaaatgtaaaattttaattttaacagtaaaaatttcaagtttgttGTTCCAACAAATTGCCCACTGAGGTATTTCCAGCTGCTGTATCTCACTATTGAAATTGTAAATGCAACAGTCCCTTTGTATTTATTACAAAAAAGCATTACGGGACAGAATCACATGCATGGTTTTACTAAAATTAATCAAACTCGTTGGCAATGGATGAGCTTTTGAACTGGTGCCCTAAAGATTGGTGGGAAGCCTGGCCAAATTCAGGCCTAGCAGGGAGGTATCCATGGAAACCCTGTGAGTCGGAGCCACCCTTGCATGCAGCCATCAACTGGCATTGTGACGCTAAAAGGAATTCAGGGGAACATACTCACCTGACCCCATACTTACCAATGCAATTAACTGAGTGGGCAGGAAGGGATGGGAGCTGGAATCTGGAAAGATTAGCTTAAAAGTCACAAGGTGAGCAACTAGCCCTTGCAACCACCCCTTGGGACCACATGAGTGGAGAAAGCCTCTGGTCAAATTGTCACGGGCTTAACTTTGCATAATTTTTGCCAGTTGTGGTCTGTTTTTGCCAAGTATGTAAACAGATCATAGAATATTTCAAGATATATAGTGTCTTTGTTTACATACGATTGGGGGATGCAAGACTAGAACAAAGGATTCCATGTCTATaatacgcatctcaattttTGGAGATGTTTTGAAAAAGTCTGTCTTATGCATGGGTAAATATGGTACAGTTTGTGAGATAAATTATTCATCATGCCAGCAATTATCTGCCGTGTTCTTACAATACCCTAGGATGATTGTAGTGAGCATTGTGAAAAATATGTCAGCTGGCTTTTAGTGGACTGTTTGTACATGACAGCTAAGTAGCCATATTGAtgtacaaaaacaaagaaaagggaGCCACGTTAGTGGACCTGAAAACAATCCTTGGGGAAtggaatttgtttgtttgtgaaaATGGCCCCTTTTGTTTCATGATCTTGTAAGtgaaaatcattattttaataTACAAAGAATGAAACTATATCATGTGCTTCACTAGTGAAGTATTGCCTAACAATCTCTTTCATTTGGATAActataaggtgtttttttttatatgtatcCACCGGGAAGTGATTTACAGTACGTATCCAGGGGAAAATGCTATGGACACCTTGCAAGCAAATGAGTTACTTGTTGATTTTAGGGTCAGGACATCATGTGCACTTCCCAGAGGACATGTCTGCAAACACTGAAATTCAGATGCAGATGAAAGGAACATCAATAGTGAATGCTCATCTGGGATTTCTACAGTACAAGCACAAATATGAAATACAACTGAAACTTCCAGTCTCTCCAACGTCAAACTCATTAACACCTGTAATCAACACTCCGTTTATAGCTGTAGGATCTGTCAAAGGGCTAGGTGAGCCAAGTAGGTTAAAGGTTGAAACCTTGTTATGTCACTGTTATGAAGGATGGTGAATCTTAAAGCCAGGTCTCAGGGTTGGCCAAGTGATGAGGGCACTTGCATTCTGGCATTGATGCTGCATGGGGTTTGAGTTTCTTGCTTGTCTCCTATGCTCTAAGAAGTCTTAAATCAACTATTCCAGTTTTCCGCTCTCACTAAAAATTAGCTTGGCTAAATCCACCTGGACTTAGTATTCGAAGAAGAagtggttttgaaaaacatttaactataaaaaaatgcgataaaatatttcttaaaaacattttaagattaaaaattgctaaaaaaacgATGACGTTTCGATGTTAATacttagtattattattattattttttttttttcactgcaagaTCTATTTTTACTTTCAGAGGATGGTAAAGGACATGAAGTCATGTTGGAACTTGATGCACATAAGGAAGGTCTTCTTAGGGACAAATTTTTATTGAGAAACGAGGAAGGAGAGGAATTTGTGATTGTACTTCATGCCCGGGTTCTTGGACTGCGAAAGGGAACACCAATGCTGAAGGAAGGAATACGTTGCATTCATTttgagaaagaagaagaagaggaacaCAGTGATTGGCAAGGATTTGAGTGATGagtaaaacacaaacaaaacagaGCACTGCATTTTTTATCACTAGTCTTTTcacaaaaaatataaattaagCAAATTTCTTGAAACACCATTATCAGAACACTTTCCTGTGGGTTGCTTTAATATTACTGATGAACAGAGCCATTAATTCTGAAGACAAAAAATGCGCCTTAGTGAAGCAGACAATTGGCATGGCCAAAGAAGGTATGTGGCATCATTTGGATTCACCAGCAAATACAGCTGGCGCTCAGTTGCACTTAAgtccagaaatgcacggaaGTATTAGTAGATGGAATTTTGACAAAAGGCCACAAAATGTCTTGGTAACCACCTGTTTATAATGTTGGGTTTTAGCATTTGTATTCATGTGACTTTTTAGGTTAGGACAAGGATTACTTTTTACATCTTTTTTAAGGAGTTCAGTTAGGAAGACTCTTTAGAACCTTTGATGTTTTTATTTCATACCATATGCAATCGTCAAGTCAACTAGAAGGGTGAGTGGGCATTGTTTTAGGACTTTTTAAAACCAGCATGCATCTGACTGAGTGCAAGCCTGGACGTATCTGAGCAGTTAGTGCAATAATGGGCTGCTGTATTCGTAGGTTGCATTCCTGTGCACCCAGCTATGTTTGATTATCCAATATCAAAGCAATATACACATCACATGGTTGGTCTTTGAACAATTACTTTTAATTGAACTCAAATTGTGAAATAAATTGCACACATTAACTGCAGAATTGACACTGTTAATGAGGTTTGAAATGATCATTGGATCGATCATGAAGGAAATGAAATTACTTGCACATAGTTTCAGTTGTTTCTTATCAAAAGCAtctccattttttttgttttcataaatCACAGAGCTCGCTTGAACAACATCTGTTTTTAAAAGTATTATTATGGTACTTAATTTAACTGGACCTTACCACGCaaaaaatgattaaattattaaattattgatttattaCTTTGCTCTAATACCCCACAAGTGAATAGTATTTTTGTGCATAATTAGCAATATTATTGGTTCAGGGTTAGCAATTGCATGCATCCCATTGATGCATGCATGTTGGGTTAAGTGTGAAGAAGAAGTGTGAGACTCACACGTGGCGAGTGGAACTCTAGCCTCCtcagtgcttagcaacttctcAAGTTCATCAAATCAATGGACTCGTGTCAACCATGAACCCCTATTATTTTACAACATTGACACTACAGCATTTAAGTTTTACTTTCTCAAAACCCACTGAAAATTTACAGACATTATGATCATGGAGCACGCTAACAAAGTAAGCAAACTAATCGAATGAAATTGCCTTactttgctggctatgttataattctgattggtcaattcaaagGTGTTTTCCAAAGTATTTTCCACCTTCCAGCAGCCACTTTGTTTATAGCCTGTTACTGCGGGCGTATTTCAGGTTCTTGCTCCTCTCCACCCAGTAAGCACAAATTTAATACATCTGCTTCTTTCTATCGTATAATTTCCATCAACTCTGAAGATGGAAGAGTTAAGTTTTCATCTGTATTTGAGATAGAACACTTGATAATTGACTTGTACTCATTTGAACTTTGCTTCAGTCTCATTTGCGACAACCTTGTGGGCATGGCAGCTTGAACAAAACACGTATCATAAAGTCACCAACAAATGCTGGCAAAATGCTCAAGGGTATGAGACAATATTTTGCATCTGGACCAACCACATAGCGTTCAGATGGAGAAGTTGATGTCAAGCCATCCACTATTGCATTCACAACCTCACTGATATCCGGAACACAACGAAAATTACGCACAATGTTTATTTCTGTGAAAAgtgacaaaataatgtaaataacTGAATCAGATTCAGGACAAAGCGTAACCTGCAGATTGTAGTGAATCTATCAATGATGAAAGGGTACAAAGTTGGCAGCATTGCGCTGGAAATCAATCAAATGATCAACTAGAGAGTAAGTGCAGCGCCATATATCCCAAAATCTCTCCGAGAGTTAACCTGTCATAGTTATAGGATTGTCCCACTCACTCATTTTAAAATGTCTCGTGTCGGCGTTTTGTCAAGGTTTCATGTCGCTGTCGGAAATTGAGCGACATACTTTTCTGACATAATTTTCAGCTTTGAATTTGCTGTCGGCATTTCTGAATAGAATGGCCGTTGTTTGTCGCTACTTAATTTGGGCGTCATCGCTACTTTTTGCTCATGTCGCTTATCAGAATTTACCCTGGCAAGGCCTCCTGAAACAATACATAGGTCTACTTACGAGGATCATATAAGATTAAATATCACAGTAAAGTGCAGATACACCAGCAGTGTATTCCCATACCTTTTTCTAAAAATTCCTCTCCATAGTCATTTTTCAGATCCTGGCTGAGTTGGCTCCATCCCCTCcttaattcactctcaagaaaaTCTGGAGCGGCAATGTTGGTGGCAAAACCTCCTGGCTCCAGCATGCTGACTTTAACACCCCAGGGATGCATCTCCCGTCGTAAAACGTCAGAGAATGCTTCCACGCCATACTTAGACACTGCATAAGATCCAAAAAAGGGACCTGGTATCCTTCCTGTTCAGAGAAAGTAGCAAACAAGAAGCAACATTTCGCAGGTTGTGGGCAAGTACTTACTTCAATAAATTTCCCAAGTTCCTCCCTCCCAACCCTTAGGCCAATGTGGCAGGTGCTCATGAAAATCTCCATTGTCTACTGCCTGGAACATACATCTCACACAGAATAACAAGTCAGGTTTCTTTGCCAGCTGTAGCCCCCGAAGAGGCTCCTATGGGTAATAATGAAATGATCATCATAGACAGCTTGTACTCGTGACTTGAATTTAATCCACATAATCTTATTTTAAATATTATGGTATATATTGGAAATATTGAGCATTTGAAGATATGACTGCATATGTCACTTGTACTGCAATGGGTGTACCCATGTGTAAACTTCACTAGTGACTTTGTTTACCTCTCATCAAAGATAATAATTTCCAATAGCAAGCACACACCTTACATTGTTGTACCAGACATTAATGCAATGAAAGGCTGAaaggtgtttcttttttttcataatatttttaagGAAAAGGAATGATTAGGGTAACCAGTTGCATTCCATAAAATGTAAGCATATGAAGAGAATAGtcaaatattataataataaattgaaggggtgtgtggaataaggccttaagtgacttttgatacaatgtcaaattctcctaatcattcacaactgaatacaaggaaatttggaaggagaatctggtaatttatcagaagtcacttaaggcttttctccaggcacccctgcaattattacatgatgatgattattatttttatacattGCCAACCAGTGTCCTTGCATGATTAAATGCTCCTTGTCCAGGAGCAGACAGTAATGTCAATTTTGTGTATGAAATGTGATCCAAAACCATTCCAAAAATGGCTGGATGTGTAAGAATGATATGGATTGTGTAGGATTGATATAGGAAGGTGCTGAGACTAACAAAGTGCAAAAAGTCAAACATAATATTCTAACCTGCTGAACTTGACAAATTCACCACGCGTCCCTTGGATCTCTTTAGCAATGGAAGAAAGGTCTTTGTGACATCAATCATCCCCCATATATTGACATCAGCAGTGCGCTTGAAGTCATCCAAAGGCATCCACTCAATTGGTGATAAACACAAAATCCCTGCattattgacaactccccacaatCCATCTGAAACCAAAATGAAGTTTTAATATTGATTGCTGAAATTTCAAGCCCAGATTTTGCATCTCAAGCTTTTTTATTAGTTAATGTAATTTGGGATTACTAGCTCAGGTATCATGTGAGCATAGGTGAAAATTGACTGCACTggctattggttcaaaattgaaaaactaacttcttcaatttcttcactttttcaatttcttctttagTTTTCAAGTGTTCTGAATTACATGAAATTTGATAAATGAATGCATCCGATGCAATCATTGGATATAAAATTGGTCATTGCACCCCACTCctgacaatttttccttgaatccTCTTACACTTTGAGCTGGACGTAAAAACGGTAAAAATTTTGTGAGCTGGAAcacctaataattattattagctagTCATTATTAGACAAAGGCTTTTCAGTAACAAATGTTGCCACTTAAATGCCAGTTTACAACGAAATGGCTCTTGGTCAGGCTAGAGTTAGTAGTACTCTTGTCACGCTATTGGAGATTGTGTCAAAGTCACGCAACGTGACCATAACTTGATCATTCCAGTCTTAGTAACTCACGTCATTTTTATTCATTGAACAATAGGAGAGGACAACCCTATCGCGAGGGTATCCGCGTGTAGCCAAATGttattaggctgatttagcaattTTGATTTAGTACTAGTACTTGTCTTCTTGTTCATCTCTTCAGATTTCTTTCCTGTATGCCCTGAAATACCGAGTTGAGTTAAACACGAGGAGCCAGAGGCGGCCAAATTTGTGCGCGGCACATCAAAGAATTTTGAACGTAAGGTTAAATTCCTAGAATAGTTTTTCTCCCCGTCCAGGAACAAAAGTGTGAAAAATCAGCGTGATCCCAAACCACACATCAGTAATATTAACACCGTAACCTTTCATTTTAGTCATTATGAAGACTGATATCACGTAGTGCAGTACGACAtcaaaatagcacaaaaaaaattaatgtttcctGTGACTCGATCCTGgtcttttttaaatattttttaggtCATCATGTCACACATTTTTGCCAGGCATTGCACCTTAATGTTTAACGCATTTTTTCGCAACAAACGGAAACGCGATATTACTGctttcattttgaaaagacAGCCGGCAAAATGCCCTCCATTGAAATAAGATGTTATACGTGTATTTGCGAGTTCGCTACCCAGAGATCGTTGAAGAAGCATGCGGAGAAGAAAGACCATCAACTCAACTTTTGttgaacaaaagaaaactacaaaCAGTAAACATAAACTATAAACAGTAGGGACACTGTACAAATGTGGATAGAAATCCCTTTTTCATCGAGCGGTTGTAACACAACAACCATTCTTTCATGATGCCCGCTACGGTGCCTCTGCACCGGGTTTTTCTTCGCCTGCAAGAGCAATAGTCAGAGGTTATCCTAAAAGCTGATTAGCAATTTGCTTTCTGGGGAAAAATGGTGACGGACACATGAAACTgcgggtttcgacaaaacactgacccccggtcaactgaccccttactgaccccctactgaccccctataaaatcaatgggaaaatgaaaattaaagaagCCCAGAACTATCGATGGGACCtcattcaagttcatcaataaatttaacctgaaacttccaagatggcggacgcgttgcagatttccgactcttgttttcctttaactgaaggatttgtcgcgaaaaatcgagcacagaataagttggaatatcagtaagcatggtatttgtacccgctagaaaattaagcaataaaaatagcgacgaaattctggcaaattaacACGCACGCAACTTACCGCGAGCGGCACGCACACGATTACATCAACCGGAAATTTATTATGGCAAGCTTGTAGTCCCAGGTTGAGGTTTACGCGCTTGGTCGTGGCATGAGCAGTCCATCGCGATGCTTTCGCGAGCCTGTTCATTTGTCAGCGTTTGTCTTTGCTGCATTTCCCAATGCGTACGAAAGcaatatttgatgatattcaatcttataatttctgtgctcgattttccgTCAAGAAAACCTCTACTAAACAGTAAAGGGAGAACAAGAGTAGGAAATCTGCAAGGCGTCCgtcatcttggaagtttcaggtaagctaaatttattgatgaacttgaatcgtgtcccattgatggttctgggcttttttaattttcattttcccattgatttcatagggggtcagtaggggggtcagtagggggtcagtaaggggtcagttgaccgggggtcagtgttttgtcgaaaccctgAAACTGTGATAAAAGCTGAGCACCAGGTTTCAGTGCTTGTTATTGTACGCCGCTATAATGGATATTTTCTtgtaaataggccatttccgaattaccgctagcctctttttcaaagcgagtcctggtgctcaccctttcatatgaaaattagtttttatttgcatgtgaataaaaactaattttcatatgaaaggatgagcaccaggactcgctttgaaaaagaggccaaagggaattcggaaatggcctattatatAAGGGTGAACTGAAGTgtttgagaaacgttttttctcTCGATATACAGAATAATATCTTCATTTTGATGAATGGCCGCTTTCACATCCGAGTGGTAAATAAGCTGAGATTTTTTGAGGTTGTTAAAAAAGACCTTTCAATGAGAAGCATTTTTAAGCGTTTCGTCGGGCATTGTTTTCTCTTGCATCgtaaataatttgcttgttgtttgtcATTACGTTTCCTTCCCGAATGACCATTTTGCGAAACATATTTGTAAAGTTTTTGCGAAACATATTTGTAACGTTGAAGTGAAATGGTGATACTGTGAGTTTATAGTTTGTATACCATAAGTATATGCTACCCAATAGGTTACAAactgaaatgattaaacagtgagtttatgttttgtatacctcaggtatatgctacccaagaggttacaaagtgaaatggtgacacagtgaaattatggtttgtatacctcaggtatatgctaccctggaggttacaaagtgaaatgattaaacagtgagttaatggtttgtatacctaaggtatatgctacccaagaggttacaaagtgaaatgattaaacagtgagttaatggtttgtatacctcaggtatatgctacccaagaggatacaaagtgaaatgattgaacagtgagtttatggtttgtatacctcaggtatatgctacccaagaggttacaaagtgaaatgattaaacagtgagttaatggtttgtatacctcaggtatatgctacccaagaggttacaaagtgaaatgattaaacagtgagtttatggtttgtatacctcaggcatatgctacccaagaggttacaaagtgaaatggtaACACAGTGAGgtaatggtttgtatacctcaggtatatgctacccaagaggttacaaagtgaaatggtgacacagtgaatttatggtttgtatacctcaggtatatgctacccaggaggttacaaagtgaaatgattaaacagtgagttaatggtttgtatacctcaggtatatgctacccaagaggttacaaagtgaaatgataaaacagtgagttaatggtttgtatacctcaggtatatgctacccaagaggttacaaagtgaaatgattgaacagtgagtttatggtttgtatacctcaggtatatgctacccaagaggttacaaagtgaaatgattaaacagtgagttaatggtttgtatacctcaggtatatgctacccaagagattacaaagtgaaatgattaaacagtgagtttatggtttgtatacctcaggcatatgctacccaagaggttacaaagtgaaatggtgacacagtgaggtaatggtttgtatacctcaggtaaatgctacccaagaggttacaaagtgaaatgacgaCAGTgggtttatggtttgtatacctcaggtatatgctacccaagaggttacaaagtgaaatggtgacacagtgaatttatggtttgtatacctcaggtatatgctacccaggagggtacaaagtgaaatgattaaacagtgagttaatggtttgtatacctcaggtatatgctacccaagaggttacaaagtgaaatgattaaacagtgagttaatggtttgtatacctcaggtatatgctacccaagaggttacaaagtgaaatgattaaacagtgagtttatggttggtATACcccaggtatatgctacccaagaggttacaaagtgaaatgatgacACAGTGAGGGTTTGTATACCTTAGTGACCCTGTGTATATTGGTTTTGTGAATTAATGCTGTGATGTCACAACTCCTTGGTTAATCTAGATTTAAGGTTGTTTAATTTTATCACAAGTCATGCCTTACAATttgattgttattgttgttgtcattattattgttaatggcCTGCCATCAAGTTTGATGTTTATCTCCACCTCTTCTTCATCTAATCCATGTAGCCGCTGTTCTCTAATCAGCCATGTAAGGATATTCTGCAATTCTACTTGTCTTCCCTTCAAAGGTTAGGTGTGTCATGAAACTCAATAGTTCTTTTCACCACATTAAACACCATTCTGCAGACTGCCTCAATCTGGTTTTTGCTCAACAAAATATCTGcatccccatttttctttgaatacaAGATTGATACATGCTGCATGGTAAGTAAGCAATCATAAAACCTTGGACCTCACAAGCCCAAGCCCTCCCCCTCTCCTTCCAAATAGACAACAatattagtaattattataattattataatcgcTACAAGTTTTGTGTACTTACCCCTGTTCACCCCAATTTTGTCAGATTTAGCTCCCTAATCGTGTCCTTAGCCTTGGCTAGCTCGTTTTTGGTGGCGAAATCCTCAACATTGGCGCCTTTTCGCGGGAGGCCAGTGATTACACAATGGTTATTTATCACTTGCCCGATTCTTTTAAAGGCATCGCTGCGTAAGTAGCTTTGGTCTGTTAATTCCCGTTGACGAATAAGTCCTCCTCAAAGACCAAGAGTAGAAGCAACTAACACGTCGCACTTTTTGTATTTAACACCAAGCAGGGTTGGATCGAGAGGATTTCCGCTGCCATCGTTCAGTTCGCAGAAAGGGACCATTTTGACTTCGGCAGGAAAGAGTCGAAAAAACGAATTCTCCTTGTGTTCCCGAAGGGCCGAGACATGTAATTCCTCGTTCAATACGTACCACCCCTTTCCAGGATCGAGACGATCGCTGTAAACTTGAAACAACATCTTCACTTCGAAGACTAACCCCGATTATATTGCCGCGTAAATTTCGAATCGCGCGCCTTTCACCAATTTGTTGTTTTACAAATGTTTATCATTAACATATTAACTTCGAAATCCTAAATTTGTGTTAAGAGTTATTTTAACACAGTTAATTGTTACGTATTAACTACAAAGGATACGTACTAAAATTAAAAAGGGCCTCGAAAACAGGCAAGTAGTGGCAACGTGTTTACActttaaacaaaaatatatattttgagTATTGTCCATTGCCTAAACACTGCGTGAATCTACttgattgatttatttaatACATACATCAGTACATCTAAATGAACACCCTCTACGTTGGTATGTTTATTCCCCGACAATCAACTGAGCGATTATTTAGCTCAAGCACAGGAATTTCGGCCGCTTTCTCAATCTCTGCCAACGATCTCTGGAAACGAATAGCTGCTTCCTGGACTCACAATATATTAATTCTTCGAGAGAAATTGTAACGCAAAAACCGGAAACTGCACTGTCTTGGACACTAATAGAGATTAACCAAGATAATTTCTATTTTGGTCACATCCTTCGAAATAAGATTTGTCATCAAGGTACTTTATTTGGGTGGGATTGACTGAGGTGATGATAATTAAACGGAGACCAAGGCGTGATAATCTCCCTGACGGTTTCTTTTGTAGTGCAACAGACCTTTCAACGAAATCTGGTGTCAAAAGGACTAATCTAATTAAGCGCCCGGTCCAAAATTTTGCTCTCTCTGGCTCCTCGTGAATCATCTATCTAGCAACACGACGGGGACGTCTAATGACGTCGGGAAAGCGGCTCTGTATTCTGTGCTAACTCAGCCTATTGACAGAGAGAACTGTTACGACAACTCGTAAATGTACGCTAGGGAGGCGATCATCTGTCAAGTCTAAACAGCTATTAACTCTGGTCTAAACAAGAAGGACTTTTCTCCTTCCCGAAGCAAGCTTTGTTTGTCATCTCACCAAGTGaagtttctttcttta
Protein-coding sequences here:
- the LOC136914704 gene encoding adipose-secreted signaling protein-like, yielding MAEEFHHSGIDEEEDCVDGSGHHVHFPEDMSANTEIQMQMKGTSIVNAHLGFLQYKHKYEIQLKLPVSPTSNSLTPVINTPFIAVGSVKGLEDGKGHEVMLELDAHKEGLLRDKFLLRNEEGEEFVIVLHARVLGLRKGTPMLKEGIRCIHFEKEEEEEHSDWQGFE
- the LOC136914702 gene encoding retinol dehydrogenase 7-like, with amino-acid sequence MDCGFIFSFPSLLLLIAIALLSIYLVARLLPKPKIDIKGKYVLITGCDTGFGRATAIELDRMGAHVLATCLTNEGGKGLKSVTSDKLKTFQMDVTNSERIKDVYEEIKKETSLDGLWGVVNNAGILCLSPIEWMPLDDFKRTADVNIWGMIDVTKTFLPLLKRSKGRVVNLSSSAGRIPGPFFGSYAVSKYGVEAFSDVLRREMHPWGVKVSMLEPGGFATNIAAPDFLESELRRGWSQLSQDLKNDYGEEFLEKEINIVRNFRCVPDISEVVNAIVDGLTSTSPSERYVVGPDAKYCLIPLSILPAFVGDFMIRVLFKLPCPQGCRK